One Festucalex cinctus isolate MCC-2025b chromosome 1, RoL_Fcin_1.0, whole genome shotgun sequence genomic region harbors:
- the fbxl20 gene encoding F-box/LRR-repeat protein 20: MGKEVNGVSRSRFEMFTNSDEAVINKKLPKELLLRIFSFLDVVTLCRCAQVSRSWNVLALDGSNWQRIDLFDFQRDIEGRVVENISKRCGGFLRKLSLRGCLGVGDSALRTFSQNCRNIELLSLNGCTKITDSTCNSLSKFCPKLKHLDLASCTSITNLSLKALSEGCPLLEQLNISWCDQVTKDGIQALVRSCPGLKGLFLKGCTQLEDEALKHIGANCPELVTLNLQTCSQITDDGLITICRGCHRLQSLCVSGCANITDAILHALGQNCPRLRILEVARCSQLTDVGFTTLARNCHELEKMDLEECVQITDGTLIQLSIYCPRLQVLSLSHCELITDDGIRHLGSGPCAHDRLEVIELDNCPLITDASLEHLKSCHSLDRIELYDCQQITRAGIKRLRTHLPNIKVHAYFAPVTPPPSVGGSRQRFCRCCVVL; encoded by the exons ATGGGGAAGGAGGTAAACGGCGTCTCGCGGAGCCGCTTTGAG ATGTTCACAAACAGCGACGAGGCAGTCATCAATAAGAAGCTACCCAAGGAGCTGTTGCTGCG AATCTTCTCCTTCCTGGATGTGGTGACGCTGTGTCGTTGTGCCCAGGTCTCACGG TCCTGGAATGTTCTGGCTCTGGACGGAAGTAACTGGCAGCGGATTGACCTCTTTGACTTTCAGCGGGACATCGAG ggccgAGTGGTGGAGAACATCTCAAAGCGATGTGGGGGGTTCCTGAGGAAGCTGAGCCTGCGGGGGTGCCTCGGTGTGGGCGACAGCGCCCTGAG GACTTTCTCACAGAACTGCAGAAACATTGAGCTGCTCAGTTTGAATGGCTGCACCAAGATCACTGACAG TACGTGTAACAGTCTGAGCAAGTTCTGCCCAAAGCTGAAACACCTGGACCTTGCGTCCTGTACCTCAATCACCAACCTGTCGCTCAAAGCCCTCAG TGAGGGCTGTCCGCTGCTGGAGCAGCTCAATATCTCCTGGTGTGATCAGGTCACCAAGGATGGCATCCAGGCCCTGGTTCGATCCTGTCCGGGACTCAAGGGCCTTTTCCTAAAAGGCTGCACACAG ctAGAAGATGAAGCACTGAAGCATATTGGGGCAAACTGTCCCGAGTTGGTCACGCTCAACTTACAGACATGCTCA CAGATCACAGACGACGGCCTCATCACCATTTGTCGAGGCTGCCACCGTCTTCAGTCACTGTGTGTATCAGGCTGCGCCAACATCACGGACGCCATCTTGCATGCACTCGGACAGAATTGCCCCCGCCTAAG aatattaGAAGTGGCCCGCTGCTCTCAACTTACAGACGTGGGCTTTACGACACTAGCAAGG AATTGTCACGAGCTTGAGAAGATGGATTTAGAAGAATGTGTGCAG ATTACAGATGGAACTCTCATACAGCTTTCTATCTACTGCCCTCGACTGCAAGTTCTA AGTCTGTCTCACTGCGAGCTCATTACTGACGACGGCATCCGCCACCTGGGCAGCGGGCCGTGCGCCCACGACCGACTGGAGGTGATCGAGCTGGACAACTGCCCGCTTATCACGGACGCCTCGCTGGAGCACTTGAAGAGCTGCCACAGTCTAGATCGCATCGAGCTCTATGACTGCCAGCAGATCACCCGCGCCGGCATCAAGAGGCTAAGA ACCCACCTGCCTAACATCAAAGTGCACGCATACTTTGCCCCCGTGACTCCTCCACCTTCGGTGGGGGGCAGCCGTCAGAGGTTTTGCCGCTGCTGTGTTGTGCTATGA